The Rhodococcus sp. X156 genome window below encodes:
- a CDS encoding mycofactocin-coupled SDR family oxidoreductase — MDDFQGRVALVTGAARGQGRAHALAYAERGADLVICDRCEDSPAVRYPLATEAELAETEKMVTDLGRRCISQKLDTADRPALEALVARAESELGKIDIAVANAGVSVMGGVQTLTTEQWDEVIGSNLTGVFNTITAVAPGMIERGYGRIVTVSSMLGRQGGPGMIGYSASKWGVIGITKSAAQDLAYNGITVNAVAPGNISTPMIHNDTMYHLMRGDLENPTWDDVAPVFASLHVQPVPAIESEEVSRVVLFLTAEASAHLTGIVVPVDAGVAARVTA; from the coding sequence ATGGACGATTTTCAGGGTCGCGTGGCGCTCGTGACCGGAGCCGCCCGCGGGCAGGGCCGGGCCCACGCCCTGGCCTACGCCGAGCGCGGTGCCGACCTGGTCATCTGTGACCGCTGCGAGGACAGCCCTGCCGTCCGCTACCCCTTGGCCACCGAGGCCGAGCTCGCCGAGACCGAGAAGATGGTGACCGACCTGGGGCGCCGGTGCATCTCGCAGAAGCTGGACACCGCCGACCGGCCCGCGCTGGAGGCGCTGGTGGCCCGGGCGGAGTCCGAGCTGGGCAAGATCGACATCGCCGTGGCCAACGCCGGCGTCTCGGTGATGGGCGGGGTGCAGACCCTGACCACCGAGCAGTGGGACGAGGTGATCGGCTCCAACCTCACCGGCGTCTTCAACACCATCACCGCGGTGGCGCCGGGAATGATCGAGCGCGGCTACGGCCGGATCGTCACGGTCTCGTCCATGCTCGGCCGCCAGGGCGGACCCGGGATGATCGGCTACTCCGCGTCCAAGTGGGGCGTCATCGGCATCACCAAGTCGGCCGCTCAGGACCTGGCCTACAACGGCATCACCGTGAACGCGGTGGCCCCGGGCAACATCTCCACCCCGATGATCCACAACGACACCATGTACCACCTCATGCGCGGTGACCTGGAGAACCCGACCTGGGACGACGTCGCGCCGGTGTTCGCGTCGTTGCACGTGCAGCCGGTCCCCGCGATCGAGTCCGAGGAGGTCAGCCGGGTGGTGCTGTTCCTCACCGCGGAGGCCAGTGCCCACCTCACCGGCATCGTGGTGCCGGTGGACGCGGGCGTCGCGGCGAGGGTGACCGCCTAG
- a CDS encoding cation diffusion facilitator family transporter: MGETHAEPRREGRKHEGRSHQGHSHGVAANADRRYLAIALVLLLGFMAVEVVVALVSGSLALLADAGHMLTDAGAIAASIWALNLAARPARGVWTFGFKRAEILSAAVNGITLLVVGLLVAVESVDRLIHPPEVEGGLVLVVAIVGVVVNLAATWVLGRANRTSLNVEGAFQHVLTDLYAFLATAVAAAVIMATGFTRADAIASLVVVALMLRAAYSLLRASGRILLEAAPEQVDLPALRSHLLEIEHVTDVHDLHAWSVTSDLPALSAHVVVADGCFDSGHCPQILDQLQACLRGHFDVEHSTFQLEPAGHADHEDGAHP, translated from the coding sequence ATGGGTGAGACGCACGCAGAGCCCCGTCGCGAGGGCCGCAAGCACGAGGGGCGCAGTCACCAGGGGCACAGCCACGGGGTGGCGGCCAACGCCGACCGCCGATACCTGGCCATCGCGCTGGTGCTGCTGCTGGGCTTCATGGCCGTCGAGGTGGTGGTGGCGCTGGTGTCCGGCTCGCTGGCCCTGCTCGCCGACGCCGGCCACATGCTCACCGACGCCGGCGCGATCGCGGCGTCCATCTGGGCGCTGAACCTGGCCGCCAGGCCCGCCCGTGGGGTGTGGACGTTCGGCTTCAAGCGCGCCGAGATCCTCTCCGCTGCCGTCAACGGCATCACCTTGCTGGTGGTCGGGCTGCTGGTGGCCGTGGAGTCGGTGGACCGGCTGATCCACCCACCGGAGGTGGAGGGCGGGCTGGTGCTGGTGGTGGCGATCGTCGGCGTCGTGGTGAACCTGGCCGCCACCTGGGTGCTCGGCCGCGCCAACCGCACCAGCCTCAACGTGGAGGGCGCGTTCCAGCACGTGCTGACCGACCTCTACGCGTTCCTCGCCACCGCGGTGGCCGCCGCGGTCATCATGGCCACCGGCTTCACCCGCGCCGACGCCATCGCCTCGCTGGTGGTGGTGGCCCTGATGCTGCGGGCGGCCTACAGCTTGCTGCGAGCCTCGGGGCGCATCCTGCTGGAGGCGGCACCGGAGCAGGTGGACCTGCCCGCGCTGCGCAGCCACCTGCTGGAGATCGAGCACGTCACCGACGTGCACGACCTGCACGCCTGGAGCGTCACCTCCGACCTGCCCGCGCTGAGCGCGCACGTGGTGGTGGCCGACGGCTGCTTCGACAGCGGGCACTGCCCGCAGATCCTGGACCAGCTGCAGGCCTGCCTGCGCGGGCACTTCGACGTGGAGCACTCCACCTTCCAGCTGGAGCCGGCCGGGCACGCCGACCACGAGGACGGCGCCCACCCCTGA
- a CDS encoding SDR family oxidoreductase: protein MSSAGAGSVTTAGRGTAAERPKPGRSTRRVVSTDGVGLAVHVHEVRDPAGRGTDPDVPTVVCVHGYPDNSSVWDGVVAELRQRYRVVTYDVRGAGDSDKPRGRSAYRMEQLAADLAAVVDAVSPERPVHLLAHDWGSIQTWHSVTGARLAGRIASFTSVSGPSLDHVGAWMRDQLRPSPRALKALARQVLHSTYIGFFQLPLLPELACRAGVLDQMVELDIRRHQSPSGRHVRPHRSTADKINGLQLYRANMGSRIGGPTEQRTDVPVQVLAPSGDSYVTAAMQTEAPAPWVSDLRTRTIAGGHWVVSSRPDVIARCTSELVEHVEHGTQARDLAVAHASALEGRRFAGQLVVVTGGGRGMGRETALTFARQGADVVVADLDDDAAAETVDQARRHGVSAAAYHLDVADGEAFASFAEQVRTEHGVPDVVVNNAGIGMAGPFLATTDADWQRIVDINLWGVIHGSRLFGAQMVQRGQGGRIVNIASAAAYAPSRTYPAYATTKAAVLMLTQCLRAELGPDGVGAVAICPGFIDTDISRSTEHVGLSPAAQEKRREHAVQSYGRRNYTPERAARHIVEATYRNTPVATITAESKVFLAMSRLTPALARQVAKVDLNNL from the coding sequence ATGAGCAGTGCCGGGGCCGGCAGCGTGACGACGGCGGGCCGCGGTACCGCGGCAGAGCGACCGAAGCCCGGTCGCAGCACTCGCCGGGTGGTCTCCACCGACGGCGTCGGCCTGGCCGTGCACGTGCACGAGGTGCGGGACCCCGCGGGGCGGGGCACCGACCCGGACGTGCCCACGGTGGTCTGCGTGCACGGCTACCCGGACAACAGCTCGGTGTGGGACGGGGTGGTCGCCGAGCTGCGCCAGCGCTACCGGGTGGTCACCTACGACGTCCGCGGCGCCGGCGACTCCGACAAGCCCCGCGGCCGCAGCGCCTACCGGATGGAGCAGCTGGCCGCCGACCTGGCCGCCGTGGTGGACGCCGTCTCCCCGGAGCGGCCCGTGCACCTGCTGGCCCACGACTGGGGCTCCATCCAGACCTGGCACTCGGTGACCGGGGCGCGCCTGGCCGGGCGCATCGCCTCCTTCACCTCCGTCTCCGGCCCCAGCCTGGACCACGTGGGCGCCTGGATGCGCGACCAGCTGCGGCCCAGCCCGCGCGCACTGAAGGCACTGGCGCGCCAGGTGCTGCACTCCACCTACATCGGCTTCTTCCAGCTGCCGCTGCTGCCGGAGCTGGCGTGCCGCGCCGGTGTGCTCGACCAGATGGTGGAGCTCGACATCCGCAGGCACCAGAGCCCGAGCGGGCGGCACGTGCGCCCGCACCGGTCCACCGCGGACAAGATCAACGGGCTGCAGCTCTACCGCGCCAACATGGGCTCGCGCATCGGCGGGCCCACGGAGCAGCGCACCGACGTGCCGGTGCAGGTGCTCGCCCCCAGCGGCGACAGCTACGTCACCGCCGCGATGCAGACCGAGGCGCCCGCACCGTGGGTGTCCGACCTGCGCACCCGCACGATCGCCGGCGGGCACTGGGTGGTCAGCAGCCGCCCCGACGTCATCGCCCGCTGCACCAGCGAGCTGGTGGAGCACGTCGAGCACGGCACGCAGGCTCGTGACCTGGCGGTGGCGCACGCGTCAGCGCTGGAGGGCCGGCGCTTCGCCGGTCAGCTGGTGGTGGTCACCGGCGGTGGCCGCGGCATGGGCCGGGAGACGGCGCTGACCTTCGCCCGCCAGGGCGCCGACGTGGTGGTGGCCGACCTCGACGACGACGCGGCCGCCGAGACCGTGGACCAGGCCCGTCGGCACGGGGTGAGTGCGGCGGCCTACCACCTGGACGTGGCTGACGGCGAGGCCTTCGCCAGCTTCGCCGAGCAGGTGCGCACCGAGCACGGGGTGCCGGACGTGGTGGTGAACAACGCGGGCATCGGCATGGCCGGCCCGTTCCTGGCCACCACCGACGCCGACTGGCAGCGCATCGTGGACATCAACCTGTGGGGCGTCATTCACGGGTCCCGGCTGTTCGGGGCGCAGATGGTGCAGCGCGGGCAGGGCGGACGCATCGTGAACATCGCGTCGGCGGCGGCCTACGCACCCTCGCGCACCTACCCTGCCTACGCCACCACCAAGGCCGCCGTGCTCATGCTCACCCAGTGCCTGCGGGCCGAGCTGGGCCCGGACGGGGTCGGGGCGGTGGCGATCTGCCCGGGTTTCATCGACACCGACATCTCCCGCAGCACCGAGCACGTGGGACTGAGCCCGGCCGCGCAGGAGAAGCGGCGCGAGCACGCGGTGCAGTCCTACGGCCGGCGCAACTACACCCCGGAGCGGGCGGCGCGGCACATCGTGGAGGCGACCTACCGCAACACCCCCGTCGCCACCATCACCGCGGAGTCCAAGGTGTTCCTGGCCATGTCGCGGCTCACCCCGGCGCTGGCGCGCCAGGTGGCCAAGGTCGACCTGAACAACCTCTAG
- a CDS encoding TIGR03086 family protein, whose translation MDAADVFVLADNALNDVVQQLREEHWTLSFPPALTTRPAAPLSLWQVIGYHAYDDAWVPDMLAGRTMKDVGPGRYDGDLLGDSPQRAFAALVERACAAACAVDDYDRVVHCSFGDVSAREYFWQTSYFRGIRAHDVARVIDVDSVLSPSLVRALWEALSPRVAQWRAAGVLGPEVPVPAGAPLHDRLLGITGREPAGG comes from the coding sequence ATGGATGCCGCCGACGTGTTCGTGCTCGCCGACAACGCCCTCAACGACGTGGTGCAGCAGCTGCGGGAGGAGCACTGGACGCTCTCGTTCCCGCCGGCGCTCACCACGCGGCCGGCCGCGCCGCTGAGCCTGTGGCAGGTGATCGGGTACCACGCCTACGACGACGCCTGGGTGCCGGACATGCTGGCCGGGCGCACCATGAAGGACGTCGGCCCGGGTCGCTACGACGGGGACCTGCTCGGCGACTCCCCCCAGCGCGCCTTTGCGGCCCTGGTGGAGCGGGCCTGCGCGGCGGCGTGTGCGGTCGACGACTACGACCGGGTGGTGCACTGCAGCTTCGGCGACGTCTCCGCGCGCGAGTACTTCTGGCAGACCAGCTACTTCCGGGGCATCCGGGCGCACGACGTCGCCAGGGTCATCGACGTGGACAGCGTCCTGTCGCCCAGCCTGGTGCGGGCGCTGTGGGAGGCGCTCAGCCCCCGCGTCGCGCAGTGGCGCGCCGCCGGCGTGCTGGGGCCCGAGGTGCCGGTGCCGGCCGGTGCGCCGCTGCACGACCGGCTGCTGGGCATCACCGGACGCGAACCAGCCGGCGGCTGA
- a CDS encoding MFS transporter, producing the protein MTGAARSLGRETFSSLANPNYRRYFFGQAVSLIGTWMQVVAQSWLVLELTGSGTALGTVVALQTLPILLLGPYGGVIADRVDKRRLMIGLQSMMGVLALVLGLLIYTDTVQLWQVYVLAALLGLNNTFENPARQAFVLEMVGPEHLRNAISLNSVLVNSARAIGPAAAGLIIATGGLAVCYFINAVSFIAVVLSLLALDVSRLQPSPPATRGKGQLREGFAYVRRTPTLAIPLLMMALVGCLAYEFQVVLPILADTTFHGGPEAYGFMTGAMGLGAVVGGLYVAARGRTGLGTLVTSTVVFGLTILLTALAPNLVTALLCLGLVGAASVAVMSKGNSTLQLEAAPHMRGRVMALWTVAFLGSTPIGGPIAGWVSEELGGRAGLLLGATACLVAAGLGAMAVHRLGEVTVRERVDAVRAGLSRRLVRVR; encoded by the coding sequence ATGACCGGGGCCGCTCGCTCGCTCGGCCGGGAGACCTTCTCCTCGCTGGCCAACCCCAACTACCGCAGGTACTTCTTCGGCCAGGCCGTCTCGCTCATCGGCACCTGGATGCAGGTCGTCGCCCAGTCGTGGCTCGTGCTGGAGCTCACCGGCTCGGGCACTGCCCTGGGCACGGTGGTGGCGCTGCAGACGCTGCCCATCCTGCTGCTGGGGCCCTACGGCGGCGTCATCGCCGACCGGGTGGACAAGCGGCGGCTGATGATCGGCCTGCAGTCGATGATGGGCGTGCTCGCTCTGGTCCTGGGCCTGCTCATCTACACCGACACGGTGCAGCTGTGGCAGGTGTACGTCCTGGCCGCCCTGCTCGGGCTGAACAACACCTTCGAGAACCCGGCGCGCCAGGCGTTCGTGCTGGAGATGGTGGGCCCGGAGCACCTGCGCAACGCCATCAGCCTGAACTCGGTGCTGGTGAACTCCGCCCGGGCGATCGGGCCCGCGGCCGCCGGCCTCATCATCGCCACCGGCGGACTGGCGGTCTGCTACTTCATCAACGCCGTCAGCTTCATCGCGGTGGTGCTCTCGCTGCTCGCCCTGGACGTGTCCCGGCTGCAGCCGTCCCCGCCGGCGACCCGGGGCAAGGGTCAGCTGCGCGAGGGCTTCGCCTACGTGCGGCGCACCCCGACGCTGGCCATCCCGCTGCTGATGATGGCCCTGGTGGGCTGCCTGGCCTACGAGTTCCAGGTGGTGCTGCCCATCCTGGCCGACACCACGTTCCACGGCGGACCGGAGGCCTACGGGTTCATGACCGGTGCGATGGGGCTGGGTGCGGTGGTGGGCGGCCTGTACGTGGCCGCCCGCGGGCGCACCGGGCTGGGCACGCTGGTGACCAGCACCGTGGTGTTTGGGCTGACCATCCTGCTGACGGCGCTGGCCCCCAACCTGGTGACGGCGCTGCTGTGCCTGGGCCTGGTCGGCGCCGCCAGCGTGGCGGTGATGTCGAAGGGCAACTCCACGCTGCAGCTGGAAGCCGCCCCGCACATGCGCGGGCGGGTGATGGCGCTGTGGACCGTGGCGTTCCTGGGCTCCACCCCCATCGGCGGGCCCATCGCCGGCTGGGTGAGCGAGGAGCTGGGCGGGCGGGCCGGGCTGCTGCTCGGCGCCACTGCCTGCCTGGTGGCGGCCGGGCTGGGTGCGATGGCGGTGCACCGCCTGGGGGAGGTCACCGTGCGCGAGCGGGTGGACGCCGTGCGAGCCGGCCTCAGCCGCCGGCTGGTTCGCGTCCGGTGA
- a CDS encoding MarR family transcriptional regulator, translating to MNTEDVARLRSALGRTSRWLDRSSRGGDLSRSQMSILGTVVRRGPLGIGELADIEGVNPTMLSRVVAKLDEQGLVERRVHPQDRRAATVEVTEPGREVFLRIRAEGTRLLAASLEALPEDQRETLLSSAAALETLLGVVEGGPR from the coding sequence GTGAACACGGAGGACGTGGCGCGGCTGCGCTCGGCGCTGGGGCGCACCTCCCGGTGGCTGGACCGCAGCTCCCGGGGTGGTGACCTCAGCCGCTCGCAGATGTCCATCCTCGGCACGGTGGTCCGCCGGGGTCCGCTGGGCATCGGCGAGCTCGCCGACATCGAGGGGGTCAACCCCACGATGCTCTCCCGGGTGGTGGCCAAGCTGGACGAGCAGGGGCTGGTGGAGCGCCGGGTGCACCCGCAGGACCGCCGCGCGGCCACCGTGGAGGTGACCGAGCCCGGCCGCGAGGTGTTCCTGCGCATCCGGGCCGAGGGGACCCGGTTGCTGGCCGCGAGCCTGGAGGCGCTTCCCGAGGACCAGCGCGAGACGCTGCTCTCCTCGGCGGCAGCGCTGGAGACCCTCCTGGGCGTGGTCGAGGGCGGGCCCCGATGA
- a CDS encoding siderophore-interacting protein, with amino-acid sequence MTQPATKPKRAPIATEVLSSTRLSPHMVRVVLTGPGLRDFPVGSCTDHYVKLLFPPAGASYGMPFDVEQVREQLPKDQWPCTRTFTVRAYDPAATTLTLDFVVHGDTGLAGAWALHAQPGDQISLMGPGGGYTIDPDAEEHLLVGDATALPAIAVALEQLPAGARAQVVVEVDGPADEQELPSAADMRVRWLHRGDSTDPDLLLAAVRELTVSPGAQAFVHGEAAAVRSVRRYLRTEVGIPVAALSASGYWKRGRTDEVWRAEKKEWNRLAELDDQGR; translated from the coding sequence GTGACGCAGCCAGCCACCAAGCCCAAGCGCGCGCCCATCGCCACCGAGGTGCTCTCCAGCACGCGGCTGAGCCCGCACATGGTGCGCGTGGTGCTGACCGGCCCGGGCTTGCGCGACTTCCCGGTGGGCAGCTGCACCGACCACTACGTGAAGCTGCTGTTCCCGCCCGCCGGCGCCAGCTATGGCATGCCCTTCGACGTGGAGCAGGTGCGCGAGCAGCTGCCCAAGGACCAGTGGCCGTGCACCCGGACGTTCACGGTGCGCGCCTACGACCCCGCGGCCACGACGCTGACCCTGGACTTCGTGGTGCACGGCGACACCGGGCTGGCCGGTGCGTGGGCGCTGCACGCCCAGCCGGGCGACCAGATCTCGCTGATGGGCCCCGGTGGTGGCTACACGATCGACCCGGACGCCGAGGAGCACCTGCTGGTGGGCGACGCCACCGCGCTGCCCGCCATCGCCGTGGCGCTGGAGCAGCTGCCGGCAGGTGCCCGCGCGCAGGTGGTGGTGGAGGTGGACGGCCCCGCGGACGAGCAGGAGCTGCCCAGCGCGGCCGACATGCGGGTGCGGTGGTTGCACCGTGGTGACAGCACCGATCCCGACCTGCTGCTGGCGGCCGTGCGCGAGCTCACCGTGTCCCCCGGTGCACAGGCCTTCGTGCACGGCGAGGCAGCCGCCGTCCGCTCGGTGCGGCGCTACCTGCGCACCGAGGTGGGCATCCCGGTGGCGGCGCTGTCGGCGTCGGGCTACTGGAAGCGCGGCCGCACCGACGAGGTGTGGCGGGCGGAGAAGAAGGAGTGGAACCGCTTGGCGGAGCTGGACGACCAGGGGCGCTAG
- a CDS encoding MlaD family protein has translation MILSRFVRMQLAIFAVLTVVGVTVMGLYYIQLPALVGVGRHTVTVQLPAAGGLYPFANVTYRGNTIGKVSAVRLTDTGVEAELSVDSGAEVPSDLDVAVKSVSAIGEQYVDLMPRTASGPFLQDGDVVPLGRATVPSEVGPLLDQANALVASIPPGNFRKVVDESFNAFSGSGPDLQRLLDSTRLFLQEAQNNIGPTRTLLEELGPLLDTQVVTSDAIRAWTSNLATFTDQVRSSDSDVRALLVKGQPFSREATALFQDLQPTLPILLANLTSVGQVAVTYNAALEQVLVIYPPLAAALVSVVLPSAGTGRANLDFVYALNTPPPCTTGYLPASERRLATEVDVPFTPDGLYCKIPQDAANGVAVRGVRNLPCAEVPGKRAPTPELCRDPEGYVPVGTNPGVTTPSQPVTAQSAAAPEVQPTPQSVTATAPYDPVTGKYVGSDGKTYAQADLAMGSTYRPGMTWQQLLTAPTGSEQ, from the coding sequence GTGATCCTCTCCCGCTTCGTCCGCATGCAGCTCGCCATCTTCGCGGTGCTCACCGTCGTCGGCGTGACGGTGATGGGGCTGTACTACATCCAGCTGCCCGCGCTGGTCGGTGTCGGCCGGCACACCGTGACGGTGCAGCTGCCCGCCGCCGGTGGTCTCTACCCGTTCGCGAACGTCACCTACCGCGGCAACACCATCGGCAAGGTCTCGGCCGTGCGGCTCACCGACACCGGGGTGGAGGCGGAGCTGTCCGTCGACTCCGGCGCCGAGGTGCCCAGCGACCTCGACGTGGCCGTGAAGAGCGTCTCGGCCATCGGTGAGCAGTACGTGGACCTGATGCCGCGCACCGCCAGCGGGCCGTTCCTGCAGGACGGCGACGTGGTGCCCCTCGGCCGGGCCACCGTGCCCTCGGAGGTGGGGCCGCTGCTCGACCAGGCCAACGCGCTGGTGGCGAGCATCCCGCCCGGCAACTTCCGCAAGGTGGTGGACGAGTCCTTCAACGCCTTCAGCGGCTCCGGCCCCGACCTGCAGCGCCTGCTGGACAGCACCCGGCTGTTCCTGCAGGAGGCGCAGAACAACATCGGGCCCACCCGGACGCTGCTCGAGGAGCTCGGCCCGCTGCTGGACACCCAGGTGGTCACCAGTGACGCCATCCGGGCGTGGACCAGCAACCTGGCCACGTTCACCGACCAGGTCCGCAGCAGCGACTCCGACGTGCGTGCGCTGCTGGTGAAGGGCCAGCCCTTCTCCCGCGAGGCGACCGCGCTGTTCCAGGACCTGCAGCCCACGCTGCCGATCCTGCTGGCCAACCTGACCAGCGTCGGGCAGGTGGCGGTCACCTACAACGCTGCGCTGGAACAGGTGCTGGTGATCTACCCACCGCTGGCCGCCGCGCTGGTGTCGGTGGTGCTCCCCTCGGCCGGCACCGGCCGAGCCAACCTGGACTTCGTCTACGCCCTCAACACGCCACCGCCGTGCACCACCGGCTACCTGCCCGCCTCGGAGCGGCGGCTGGCCACCGAGGTGGACGTGCCCTTCACCCCGGACGGGTTGTACTGCAAGATCCCGCAGGACGCGGCCAACGGGGTGGCTGTGCGCGGCGTGCGCAACCTGCCCTGCGCCGAGGTGCCCGGCAAGCGGGCGCCGACGCCCGAGCTGTGCCGCGACCCGGAGGGTTACGTCCCCGTCGGAACCAACCCCGGCGTGACGACGCCGTCGCAGCCGGTGACGGCCCAGTCGGCAGCGGCGCCGGAGGTGCAGCCCACGCCTCAATCCGTCACGGCCACGGCACCTTACGACCCCGTTACCGGCAAGTATGTTGGATCGGACGGCAAGACCTACGCCCAGGCCGACCTCGCCATGGGCAGCACCTACCGACCCGGCATGACCTGGCAGCAGCTGTTGACAGCACCGACGGGATCAGAGCAGTAG
- a CDS encoding MCE family protein, giving the protein MSRSRRAAGIGAAVLVSSVVLGGCEFKGLNSLPLPGTEGSGGGAWTVQVEMPNVTTIDQNSPVRVDDVIVGKVSGIELVGWHAKVTLSLNEDVQLPANATAMIGQTSLLGSNHVELNPPVSEAPVGQLQPGATIPLSQAGAYPTTEQTLSSLSVVLNGGGLSQIQEIASELNNALKGREDSVRSLFTQLNTLLTGLDTQKQDIIRAMEGLNRLAGQVAQQNQVLGGALDSIPPALAVLNQQRADLTTTLASLGNLGYAATRVVTSSKDDLIANLQYLSPSLAALADAGKDLPESLSVLGTFPFPMNSFKNAFHGDYANLGITIDLTLARTDSALLKGTPFYGVLTQLQNVLQQNAGQGTTAADPLQAPLNTPPQQQPPSQALPGQPAGTGTGQ; this is encoded by the coding sequence ATGAGCAGGTCACGACGTGCGGCCGGGATCGGCGCGGCGGTGCTGGTCTCGTCGGTGGTGCTCGGCGGGTGTGAGTTCAAGGGACTGAACTCGCTGCCGCTGCCGGGCACGGAGGGCTCCGGGGGCGGAGCGTGGACGGTGCAGGTGGAGATGCCCAACGTCACCACCATCGACCAGAACTCCCCGGTGCGGGTGGACGACGTCATCGTCGGCAAGGTCAGCGGCATCGAGCTGGTCGGCTGGCACGCCAAGGTCACGCTGTCGCTGAACGAGGACGTCCAGCTGCCCGCCAACGCCACCGCGATGATCGGCCAGACGTCGCTGCTGGGTTCCAACCACGTCGAGCTGAACCCGCCGGTCTCCGAGGCGCCGGTCGGCCAGCTGCAGCCCGGGGCCACCATCCCGCTCAGCCAGGCCGGTGCCTACCCGACGACGGAGCAGACGCTGTCGTCGCTGTCGGTGGTGCTCAACGGCGGCGGGCTGTCGCAGATCCAGGAGATCGCCTCCGAGCTGAACAACGCGCTCAAGGGCCGCGAGGACTCGGTGCGCAGCCTGTTCACCCAGCTGAACACCCTGCTGACCGGGCTGGACACCCAGAAGCAGGACATCATCCGGGCGATGGAGGGCCTCAACCGGCTCGCCGGCCAGGTGGCCCAGCAGAACCAGGTGCTCGGCGGGGCGCTGGACTCCATCCCGCCGGCGCTGGCCGTGCTCAACCAGCAGCGCGCCGACCTCACCACCACGCTCGCGTCCCTGGGCAACCTCGGGTACGCCGCCACCCGGGTGGTCACCAGCTCCAAGGACGACCTCATCGCCAACCTGCAGTACCTCTCACCCAGCCTCGCCGCGCTCGCCGACGCGGGCAAGGACCTCCCGGAGAGCCTCAGCGTGCTCGGCACGTTCCCGTTCCCGATGAACTCCTTCAAGAACGCCTTCCACGGCGACTACGCCAACCTGGGCATCACCATCGACCTGACGCTGGCCCGCACCGACAGCGCCCTGCTCAAGGGAACGCCGTTCTACGGGGTGCTCACCCAGCTGCAGAACGTGCTCCAGCAGAACGCCGGGCAGGGCACCACCGCGGCCGACCCGCTGCAGGCGCCGCTGAACACCCCGCCGCAGCAGCAACCACCCAGCCAGGCGCTGCCCGGCCAGCCAGCAGGAACGGGGACCGGCCAGTGA
- a CDS encoding MCE family protein produces the protein MSTRSMVVRGAIIALVVAVLAAATYVLLPGTKQHTVVAYFTSTTSIYEGDDVRVLGVKVGTIDSIEPEGDRAKVTMSVDADQPVPADAKALIVAQSLVSSRFVQLAPVYDGGPVMADNAVLNEDRTAVPVEWDEIKDQLGTLATALGPNESSTTGALGETVNSAAAALDGNGQSLRQTLNQLSLAMKTLSDGRDDLFSIVRNLQVFVSALAASDRQIVEFGGRLASVSDVLAKNTTALGGALADLNIAVGDVERFVRSNRTGLSEAVSSLADVTQVLADKRPEVERILHSGPNSLANFFNIYQPGHNSLVGNLAISNFQNPVNFICGGIAGLATAAADQSAKLCVQYLAPYLNTLNFNYPALGLNPVNGYRAEPTDLQLSEPGLDVATGTLPAADKPGAPGYTGVKWPTVAEPKVPGLTGLLMPEGGR, from the coding sequence ATGAGCACCAGGTCGATGGTGGTCCGCGGCGCGATCATCGCGCTGGTCGTCGCGGTGCTCGCCGCCGCCACCTACGTGCTGCTGCCGGGCACCAAGCAGCACACCGTCGTCGCCTACTTCACCTCCACCACGAGCATCTACGAGGGCGACGACGTCCGCGTGCTCGGCGTGAAGGTGGGCACCATCGACTCCATCGAGCCGGAGGGCGACCGCGCCAAGGTGACGATGTCGGTGGATGCCGACCAGCCGGTGCCGGCGGACGCCAAGGCCCTCATCGTCGCCCAGAGCCTGGTCTCCTCCCGCTTCGTCCAGCTGGCCCCGGTCTACGACGGTGGGCCGGTGATGGCCGACAACGCGGTGCTCAACGAGGACCGCACCGCAGTGCCGGTGGAGTGGGACGAGATCAAGGACCAGCTGGGAACCCTGGCCACCGCGCTGGGCCCCAACGAGTCCAGCACCACCGGGGCGCTCGGGGAGACCGTGAACTCCGCCGCCGCCGCGCTGGACGGCAACGGGCAGTCGCTGCGGCAGACGCTGAACCAGCTCTCGCTGGCCATGAAGACGCTCTCCGACGGCCGGGACGACCTCTTCTCGATCGTGCGCAACCTGCAGGTCTTCGTCAGTGCGCTGGCGGCCAGCGACCGGCAGATCGTGGAGTTCGGCGGCCGCCTGGCCAGCGTCTCGGACGTGCTGGCCAAGAACACCACCGCACTGGGTGGGGCGCTGGCCGACCTGAACATCGCGGTCGGCGACGTGGAGCGCTTCGTGCGGAGCAACCGGACCGGGCTGTCCGAGGCGGTGAGCAGCCTCGCCGACGTCACCCAGGTGCTGGCCGACAAGCGCCCGGAGGTGGAGCGGATCCTGCACTCCGGACCCAACTCGCTGGCCAACTTCTTCAACATCTACCAGCCCGGGCACAACTCCCTGGTCGGCAACCTGGCCATCTCCAACTTCCAGAACCCGGTGAACTTCATCTGCGGTGGCATCGCTGGGCTCGCCACCGCCGCCGCGGACCAGAGCGCGAAGCTGTGCGTGCAGTACCTCGCGCCGTACCTGAACACGCTGAACTTCAACTACCCGGCGCTGGGCCTCAACCCGGTCAACGGCTACCGGGCCGAGCCGACCGACCTCCAGCTCAGCGAGCCCGGGCTGGACGTCGCCACCGGCACGCTGCCCGCGGCCGACAAGCCCGGCGCCCCCGGCTACACCGGGGTCAAGTGGCCGACCGTCGCCGAGCCCAAGGTCCCCGGCCTGACGGGTCTGCTGATGCCGGAGGGAGGACGTTGA